The genomic DNA NNNNNNNNNNNNNNNNNNNNNNNNNNNNNNNNNNNNNNNNNNNNNNNNNNNNNNNNNNNNNNNNNNNNNNNNNNNNNNNNNNNNNNNNNNNNNNNNNNNNNNNNNNNNNNNNNNNNNNNNNNNNNNNNNNNNNNNNNNNNNNNNNNNNNNNNNNNNNNNNNNNNNNNNNNNNNNNNNNNNNNNNNNNNNNNNNNNNNNNNNNNNNNNNNNNNNNNNNNNNNNNNNNNNNNNNNNNNNNNNNNNNNNNNNNNNNNNNNNNNNNNNNNNNNNNNNNNNNNNNNNNNNNNNNNNNNNNNNNNNNNNNNNNNNNNNNNNNNNNNNNNNNNNNNNNNNNNNNNNNNNNNNNNNNNNNNNNNNNNNNNNNNNNNNNNNNNNNNNNNNNNNNNNNNNNNNNNNNNNNNNNNNNNNNNNNNNNNNNNNNNNNNNNNNNNNNNNNNNNNNNNNNNNNNNNNNNNNNNNNNNNNNNNNNNNNNNNNNNNNNNNNNNNNNNNNNNNNNNNNNNNNNNNNNNNNNNNNNNNNNNNNNNNNNNNNNNNNNNNNNNNNNNNNNNNNNNNNNNNNNNNNNNNNNNNNNNNNNNNNNNNNNNNNNNNNNNNNNNNNNNNNNNNNNNNNNNNNNNNNNNNNNNNNNNNNNNNNNNNNNNNNNNNNNNNNNNNNNNNNNNNNNNNNNNNNNNNNNNNNNNNNNNNNNNNNNNNNNNNNNNNNNNNNNNNNNNNNNNNNNNNNNNNNNNNNNNNNNNNNNNNNNNNNNNNNNNNNNNNNNNNNNNNNNNNNNNNNNNNNNNNNNNNNNNNNNNNNNNNNNNNNNNNNNNNNNNNNNNNNNNNNNNNNNNNNNNNNNNNNNNNNNNNNNNNNNNNNNNNNNNNNNNNNNNNNNNNNNNNNNNNNNNNNNNNNNNNNNNNNNNNNNNNNNNNNNNNNNNNNNNNNNNNNNNNNNNNNNNNNNNNNNNNNNNNNNNNNNNNNNNNNNNNNNNNNNNNNNNNNNNNNNNNNNNNNNNNNNNNNNNNNNNNNNNNNNNNNNNNNNNNNNNNNAATAATCAAAGTCACATGAAGCAACGGAAAAGTTATTACCTGTTGGTTAATACTGTGACCTTATCAAAGAGCTTCCTCTTCCTTGGCCTTCTTTGTGGTTGGGGAGGAGGAGTAGGCTGAAGCACCAATTGAGGTGATGGATGcactaacatataaaaaaagtgtttaaaacaaataataatgtaGAGAATGTAATGGTTAAAAATATAAGACTATGTTGTTTACTCACCAAAATCTGCACGTTCTTCTTCAGAACCAGCAAAACTTGGAGACTCCGGGCGAAGCTCAAATGCAGAATCCCTTCTAAGATTTgatatttcttcatcaataccTGGGATAGTGGGGTCCTTGTCTTTCAAAGGATCATCTAAAGACTCAGTGTGTTCAACTCTGACATTCTGTTGTTCTGCAGCAAATGATGGATGGGACGCAGGGCTTAATTCGTGTGCAGCATCACGCCTTATCTCAATCTCTGGAATACTTCTAGGAGAATTGGCATCGCTTCTCTCAGTGGTGGGATTGAGCTCTTCTGCCAAGTTACTTTGTCTAGGAGGATCCTGAACTTCAGGGAATTCCTCTGTGGCGTTGCGAGGACTATAGGTTCCTATATCTGGAGCATAATTGGAGTCTCTTGGCTCATTTTCTGATCTTGCCTCAGAAGCCATTTCAACATCAGTTTCTCCAATATCCCCACTCATAGGTACTGTGGGTTGGCTGCTCAAATCGTAACAAGAAGTAACCACATTAGAAGCATATCATTGAACAGACAAAGAAGAGTACGTGCAAGGTGTAGTAGAGGAAATCAAAACTCTATGAAGAGACTCACTCGAAATCCATCGGGATAGATTCTGAGATGGTGTCCTGCAAGAAGAACATTAAAACTTTCATTCAATGACACGTTCCCGGAGACATGAAAAGCAGTGGTCAGAATCAAATTCAAAGTCATTAGAAGCAAGAGGGTAAACAAACCTCGTCGAATGTGACAGCAACATAAGGATCAACGCCAGTAGGAATTTGATCTGCAAAAGAAGCATCAGTATCAGAAAAACCTCGAAATCATAGTATGCTGCATCTACAACCAAGAAGTAAAAGGTACCTGTGAAAGTGATATCTTCCTCACTCCGGGTATGATTATCGAATTCCCTATGATtggacaagaaaacaaaaatgttaccTTCCCAAGTCAAACTCTAGTAAAACTTTATTATAACAGATcaaacatgaagaaaaaaatgtgaatacATGTCGAGAGTGTCATCTCCCAAGTCGAACTCGTCCAAATTAAGTGCTTGAGGCAAAGTCACAGACTCAAGCGGGGCTTGCCTCGCATCTTCAGGTAAGTCAACTTGAGTAGAGACGAAAGCTTTAGCAACCCAAGTATTAAGGAGATTACAGTCATTGTAAAGAAACTCAACTTTCTTTGAATATATTCGCACAACCCCAAGGAGAAGGTGACTTGATGTTCTCAATGCCAATGGTACCTCAAGAAACATTATACTATCTGCATAGACCAACACAATTAATCAACAATCTTAAGATCGTATGACCAATCAAAAAGCACAGAAAAGTCAAAAACTTTAATCAAAGCAGCAATTACTCAGGCGAAATTGTGAGGATTTCAACCACTAGAATGggtaaaaatataaactttggTGGATGCCCATGTCAAAGCAATCAAAAACTATAGACTTGGTGAAATTTCGAATTGGATACAAATCAGAGgggattggaaaaaaaaaaaaaaaaaaaaaaaagcgaactTTGGATccaaaaaagcaagaaaataaaagagaggaaAGACGAACCAACAGTTTTGGGGATGTTGATGGCGGTGTACTGAGATTTCTTAAGACGGTTTTGCACGTGAGCGGCACACCACACCGTACCCAACGGACCCTTTTTAGCCAATAACGTCTgtgaataaaacatttaattccCCTTCTTCGCAACCCGATTCCAAACTACCCTAAACAAGCCAGAGATTGGAGACTGAGTCGATCTGAGAGACAATGGATTATCGAATCGAaagtaatatctatatatataaaaatcagagaaaccaaatcaattttggAATACAAAACTGCAGAGACAGCGAGAACTAGGTTAGGgcttttttttatgaagaagaagaagagttttcttttttttttagtggcgCGGGAAAACTCCCAATCAGTGGCgcttaatgtttttttccaaatacACCCCTTTCTCTACTTCTGTCTGCTcgaaagacaaaacaaaaactacttGGGTTGGGCCACTAAAAACCCAATAGCGATATTGTCGGATTACTGGGCCTATCTAAAGGGTATATTTGGAAATTCGCGTATATAAcactctagggttttcttcaTATTTAGGGTTCTCTATTTGTTTCCCGACGCTGGGGTTCTTGCTTTTGGctgagtagaagaagaaaaaaagttgcaGCCACCAAATTCAGATCCGACGATGGTAAAATTTTCGTCGTCGTCTCTCTATCAGTTCTTATCATTCTTCCATGAGGCTGTAGAAGATTTATCTGTTTGATTTTATATCACTGTCTTCTTAGCTCTTTTAACGTCATTTTGCAATCGAATCCTTTGCGGAATTAgtcttttggattttgattatttcttcTCGTTCGTCACTAGGATTTTGTAAGGTTTTTAGTAGATTAAGTGTTCGTTCTCGTTACTGATCGATTGGTTTTTAaagtattgttgttgttgttgagtctTTTTGGGTTTATGAAGTTGTATTGAAAtgaaaattggttttttttttttgatttttggatgaGTGCAGCCGAAGCAAATCCACGAAATCAAGGACTTCCTTTTGACAGCGAGAAGGAAGGATGCTAGGTCAGTGAAGATTAAGAGAAGCAAGGACATTGTTAAGTTCAAGGTCAGGTGCTCAAGGTACCTCTACACACTATGTGTCTTCGACCAAGAGAAGGCTGATAAGTTGAAGCAGTCTCTTCCTCCGGGTAATTTtatctcatctctttctctctgtagCATATAGCTCAAACATACACTTTTGAAACCTCCTATATCATAACATTGTTAGAGTAATTCATCTCTTGAATGTTTTACTATCATGATAGTTGTTGGATTTTTGGTATTTGAGGCCTAATAGGATTTAGGTAATTCTAGTAAAGCCTTATTTAGGCACATGTTTATCACAATACTATTAGAATTTTGCCTCTATAAGTTTTTCTGGTTCTTGTATCAGTTATGTGACATTACTTGATTTTTCAGGTTTGAGTGTGCAAGACCTTTGAAGAAATCAGGATGTCATGATGGTTACCACCTTGTGAAgacctttgattttgttttgttctctctgcTCTTTGTCTCTTTTGAATTACTATGATTCAGACTTTTTTGAGTTTCGTTGTTATAAACTTTGAAGACTATTATGAGAATGGCATCCCttgttagaaatatatatagctcCAATTGGATAGTGTGCGTATGAGAATTAAGCACGCACATGAGTTATATGTATGTGGCTTTGGCCGTGAGCTGTT from Camelina sativa cultivar DH55 chromosome 7, Cs, whole genome shotgun sequence includes the following:
- the LOC104699961 gene encoding sister chromatid cohesion 1 protein 3-like codes for the protein MFYSQTLLAKKGPLGTVWCAAHVQNRLKKSQYTAINIPKTVDSIMFLEVPLALRTSSHLLLGVVRIYSKKVEFLYNDCNLLNTWVAKAFVSTQVDLPEDARQAPLESVTLPQALNLDEFDLGDDTLDMEFDNHTRSEEDITFTDQIPTGVDPYVAVTFDEDTISESIPMDFDQPTVPMSGDIGETDVEMASEARSENEPRDSNYAPDIGTYSPRNATEEFPEVQDPPRQSNLAEELNPTTERSDANSPRSIPEIEIRRDAAHELSPASHPSFAAEQQNVRVEHTESLDDPLKDKDPTIPGIDEEISNLRRDSAFELRPESPSFAGSEEERADFVHPSPQLVLQPTPPPQPQRRPRKRKLFDKVTVLTNRIIKQRLEDPSDTLRERNKLPSSKVNVWRLNNQSKKDQTFSDPLFTGFSDVLRSVFEKDYVASKPYLAVSDETVPEPSSVSSPIREAETEINPVSPMPESVVPDSTNPDNTVQLSPAQQTEDVQDSAGPRPAHAESVATEAQSPQTFNNNDDMGFEHLRDGGFPVHMPSPPPRSSPSRTDDFSTQHGSWGTRSYRTEPSTSTNPEDMPELRNLGLSPVSEMTDEELSFLEIGGNTPLVSPDSQDSDGLTGRTRALVQYLKQRSSSSPTSSHPSGDLSLSEILAGKTRKLAARMFFETLVLKSRGLIDMQQDKPYGDIALKLMPALFSKVQT
- the LOC109125559 gene encoding 60S ribosomal protein L38, translated to MPKQIHEIKDFLLTARRKDARSVKIKRSKDIVKFKVRCSRYLYTLCVFDQEKADKLKQSLPPGLSVQDL